A genome region from Persephonella sp. includes the following:
- the alaS gene encoding alanine--tRNA ligase: protein MKSLTANEIRESFLRYFEKKGHTRVKSASIIPETDPTLLFVNAGMVPFKNVFLGIEKRPYKRATSCQKVFRVSGKHNDLDNVGYTPRHHTFFEMLGNFSFGDYFKKEAIQFAWEYLTEVLQIPQEKLLVSVFEEDEDAYEIWNKVIGLPESKIHRLGVEDNFWSMGETGPCGPCSEIYYDRGEEFGNPQLGSPEDNRYLEIWNLVFMQFNRDETGKLTPLPYPNIDTGMGLERIASVLQGVSSNYETDLFMPIIRFTEDVSGKEYNPKKPSSKETVAMRVIADHLRAITFLISDGVFPSNEGRGYVLRRILRRALRYGKEIGIERPFLFEGIDVVVDIFKEPYPDLIGNRGFIKGLVKTEEEKFIKTLKRGMEILYEIIEKAKKEGRHHITGKEVFMLYDTYGFPVDLVEDIAKDNNFGIDIGEYYKLLEEQREKARASWKSQAKEVKKVYLELKNKLPENQFIGYEKLEVEDAKILAIVKDEKEVELLREGETGEVILDITPFYPEKGGQVGDTGILEGDGFLFEVTDTKTPTEGIIIHKGKVIFGNLKKSSTVHAKIDKERRQDIMRHHTATHLLHAALRSLLGDHVKQAGSLVHPEYLRFDFTHFEALSDEDIKRIEEFVNQEIMANHPVVCREMPIDEALKAGAIAIFEEKYGEVVRVISAGISTELCGGTHVSRTGDIGYFKIISETAVGSGTRRIEAVAGRKAVEKGLKEHFLIKEIMQLLTSKEDQIINRIESLKLKVKELERELESIKKKSVVERITQILNIEEREGYKVAYGKLENLSPNELRDLADVARAKLGRSVVLLASIDKEKGKINLITAVSKDLTDRIKAGDIIREVAPVIGGKGGGRPDMAQGGGTQINNLDQAFKKFLELV, encoded by the coding sequence TTGAAATCCTTAACAGCTAACGAAATAAGGGAAAGTTTTTTAAGATATTTTGAAAAGAAGGGACACACAAGGGTAAAATCTGCATCAATCATACCAGAAACAGACCCTACCCTTCTTTTTGTTAACGCTGGTATGGTTCCCTTTAAAAATGTTTTTTTAGGTATTGAAAAAAGACCATACAAAAGGGCAACATCTTGCCAGAAAGTATTCAGAGTGTCAGGAAAACATAACGACCTTGATAATGTCGGATACACACCAAGACACCACACATTTTTTGAGATGCTCGGGAATTTTTCCTTTGGTGATTATTTCAAAAAAGAAGCCATACAGTTTGCGTGGGAATATCTTACAGAAGTTTTACAGATTCCACAGGAAAAGCTCCTTGTTTCTGTATTTGAAGAAGATGAAGACGCTTACGAAATATGGAATAAAGTGATAGGTCTGCCTGAAAGTAAGATACACAGACTTGGTGTTGAGGACAACTTCTGGTCAATGGGAGAAACAGGTCCCTGTGGTCCATGTTCTGAGATTTATTACGACAGAGGTGAGGAGTTTGGCAATCCGCAACTTGGCTCACCTGAAGACAACAGATATCTTGAGATATGGAACCTTGTTTTTATGCAGTTCAACAGAGACGAAACAGGGAAGTTAACTCCACTTCCGTATCCTAACATAGATACAGGTATGGGGCTTGAGAGAATAGCTTCCGTTCTTCAGGGAGTTTCCTCAAACTATGAAACAGACCTTTTTATGCCAATAATCAGGTTCACTGAAGATGTTAGCGGTAAGGAATATAACCCAAAAAAACCATCGTCTAAAGAAACTGTTGCCATGAGGGTTATAGCTGATCACCTGAGGGCTATAACATTCCTGATATCAGATGGTGTTTTCCCATCAAATGAAGGAAGGGGATATGTCCTCAGAAGAATACTCAGAAGAGCTCTAAGATACGGAAAAGAGATCGGTATAGAAAGACCCTTTTTGTTTGAAGGAATAGATGTTGTTGTTGATATATTCAAAGAGCCCTATCCCGATCTTATCGGAAACAGAGGATTTATAAAGGGGCTTGTTAAAACAGAGGAAGAAAAATTCATAAAAACACTCAAAAGAGGAATGGAGATCCTGTATGAAATAATAGAGAAAGCAAAGAAGGAAGGAAGACACCACATAACAGGAAAAGAGGTGTTTATGCTTTACGATACATACGGATTTCCTGTTGATCTTGTTGAGGATATAGCAAAAGACAACAATTTTGGTATAGACATAGGGGAGTATTACAAACTACTTGAAGAGCAGAGAGAAAAAGCAAGGGCATCATGGAAATCACAGGCAAAAGAGGTAAAAAAGGTTTATCTTGAACTGAAAAACAAACTTCCTGAAAATCAGTTTATCGGGTATGAAAAACTTGAGGTTGAAGATGCAAAGATACTTGCAATAGTAAAAGATGAAAAAGAGGTTGAACTACTGAGAGAGGGAGAAACAGGAGAAGTAATACTTGATATAACCCCCTTTTACCCAGAAAAAGGGGGACAGGTCGGAGACACAGGAATATTAGAGGGAGATGGATTTTTATTTGAGGTTACAGACACAAAAACCCCAACAGAAGGAATAATAATCCACAAAGGAAAAGTAATATTTGGAAATCTAAAAAAAAGCTCAACAGTTCACGCAAAGATTGACAAAGAAAGAAGACAGGACATAATGAGGCACCACACAGCAACCCACCTTTTACATGCAGCTCTTAGATCACTACTTGGGGATCATGTTAAACAGGCAGGTTCTCTTGTTCACCCAGAATACCTGAGGTTTGATTTTACCCATTTTGAAGCCTTGTCAGATGAAGATATAAAAAGAATTGAGGAGTTTGTAAATCAAGAGATAATGGCAAACCATCCTGTAGTGTGCAGGGAAATGCCTATTGATGAAGCTCTTAAAGCCGGTGCCATAGCTATATTTGAGGAAAAATACGGCGAGGTCGTAAGGGTTATATCAGCAGGGATATCTACAGAGCTGTGCGGGGGGACTCATGTATCAAGGACAGGAGACATAGGATACTTCAAGATAATATCAGAAACAGCTGTAGGATCAGGGACAAGAAGAATAGAAGCTGTAGCAGGAAGAAAAGCTGTTGAGAAAGGACTGAAAGAGCACTTTTTGATAAAGGAAATAATGCAACTTTTAACATCAAAAGAGGACCAGATAATTAACAGAATAGAAAGCCTGAAGCTAAAAGTAAAAGAGCTTGAAAGAGAGCTTGAAAGCATAAAGAAAAAATCTGTGGTTGAAAGGATTACACAGATACTAAATATTGAGGAAAGGGAAGGCTACAAAGTGGCTTACGGAAAGCTTGAAAATCTCTCTCCAAATGAGCTGAGAGATCTTGCAGATGTTGCAAGGGCAAAACTTGGAAGATCTGTTGTTCTCCTTGCTTCTATAGATAAAGAAAAAGGAAAAATAAACCTGATAACAGCTGTATCAAAGGATCTTACAGACAGGATAAAAGCAGGTGATATTATCAGAGAGGTTGCTCCAGTAATAGGAGGAAAAGGAGGAGGAAGACCTGACATGGCTCAGGGAGGAGGAACCCAGATAAACAATCTTGATCAGGCATTTAAAAAATTTTTAGAGCTGGTATAG
- a CDS encoding radical SAM protein, with translation MKLETVIQDHLNKLLEVKTDDQFTVESVYYRGDTLCVSTQLGCPVRCSFCASGMKGLIRNLSADEIVSQYELAVSDGLEIKNIAFAGIGEPLLNWENVKKAFWYFKEKGLKCSFYTTGFPVKNLKELLDLPHSGVNISFHSVYDEKRKQIIPRGEKLQDIIKTLKDHLSNLSKRKKKLYSIAYLLISGVNDSPEELEELAEISKELGIGVSLLKYNEIEGLSYRTTTDKEYEKAFLFLKEKGVRVTLSNRFRTRKIGGCGTLMVNRMND, from the coding sequence ATGAAATTGGAAACCGTTATACAGGATCACCTTAATAAACTGCTTGAGGTCAAAACAGACGATCAGTTTACGGTTGAGTCTGTTTATTACAGGGGAGATACCCTGTGTGTATCAACACAGCTTGGCTGTCCTGTAAGGTGCTCATTTTGTGCTTCTGGAATGAAAGGACTTATCAGGAACCTTAGTGCAGATGAGATCGTATCCCAGTATGAGCTTGCTGTTAGTGATGGACTGGAGATAAAAAACATAGCGTTTGCAGGCATAGGAGAGCCTCTATTAAACTGGGAAAATGTCAAAAAGGCTTTCTGGTATTTTAAAGAAAAAGGTCTAAAATGCTCATTTTACACAACCGGCTTTCCTGTCAAAAATCTTAAAGAGCTTTTAGACCTGCCTCATAGCGGTGTTAACATATCCTTCCACAGCGTATATGATGAAAAAAGAAAACAGATAATACCAAGAGGAGAAAAGCTTCAAGATATAATAAAAACACTAAAGGATCATCTTTCAAATCTATCAAAAAGAAAGAAAAAACTTTACAGCATAGCTTATCTGCTGATAAGTGGTGTTAACGACTCTCCTGAAGAACTTGAAGAGCTTGCTGAAATATCAAAGGAATTAGGTATAGGAGTTTCACTTTTGAAATATAACGAGATTGAAGGACTGTCATACAGAACAACAACAGATAAGGAGTATGAAAAGGCTTTTTTATTTTTAAAAGAAAAAGGTGTAAGGGTTACTCTCTCAAACAGGTTCAGAACAAGAAAAATTGGCGGATGTGGAACATTAATGGTAAATAGAATGAATGATTGA